Within the Deltaproteobacteria bacterium genome, the region GTGACCTGCGTGGGGAATCCAGAGCCACTCGAGAGGTAGCAGACGAGGCCCGTCGGCGCGCGGCCGCACAGATCCGCTTTCCCGTCGCCGTCGACGTCCGCGAGCTGGATGGTCGAGTCGTAGCCGGCCTGATTCCAGTTTGCGCTGTCGCTCCACGCGGGACCGGTGACGGGCGAGCCGAAGCCGTTGCCCGTCGAGAGCCAGCACTGCATGCCGCTGGCGCTGCGCGCGCAGAGATCCGAGCGGTGGTCGCCGTCGATGTCGCCGAACTGGATCGTCGACGCGTACTGCGGCCCGCTCCAGCCTGCGTCGTCCGAGAGCGCGGGGCCGCTCCAGTGCGCGCTCGGGCCGCCGTCGCCGGCGAGATCGCACTCGATGCCATTCGGTCCGCGACCGCAGACGTCGGCGCGTCCGTCGCCGTTCAAGTCCGCGACGAGGCCGCGGTGCAAGCGGAAGGGCTCGCCCGCGGCGAACGCCTGGAGCTCGGCGACCGTGCCCTGGAACTGGTCTTCGTCAACCTGGCCCGGGAAGCCGGCCACTGTGGCGTTCCAAGAGAACTGATTGAACTCTGCGCTCGACCACGATGCGGGCACGTTGAAGCAGGCGGGGCTTGGGGTGAGCGTGGCGATCCAGAGCGGGTAGCCCGCGAGGTCGGTGTCGGTGATGCCGTTGCTCGAGAAGTAACTATTAAATGTATAGATACCCGGCTTGCGACCCGTCGCGGCCTCGACGGTGGTGAGGAAGTCGAGGATGCGCTGGTGAATGGTCGCCGCCGACGGCCAGGTGCTGTTGGCAAAGCCGAGGCAGTTGGTGTCGCCGTCGGGGCACTCCACATCGAGCATGGGCGGCAGATCGCCGGGCTGCAGCGTGCCCACCACGCTGAGGAAGTAGTTCGCCTGCGCCACGCCATCCACCGTGGGATCGAAGAAGTGGTACGGACCGCGAATCACGCCGTTCGCGCGGGTGTCGGACCAGTTCGTCGCGAACTTGCTGTCGGTGGTGTAGTCGCCCTGCGTGGCCTTGATGAACGCGAAGTCGATGCCCGCGCCGTGCGCAGTGGCCCAGTCGATCGTTCCATCGCCCGTGTAGACGTCGACGCCGTTCACCGTCGTGGCCGGCGGGCACTGCTGAAGCGCCTGCTCTGCGCTCGAGGGATTCGAATCGGATGGGGGCGCGCCGCACGCGGTGAGCGCAGCGAGCGCGACGAAACGGAGGGAGCGCGACATGGGCCTTCCAGCGAAGGGGCGCCATGCTGCTTGGACGAGTGACGGATCGTCAATCCCAGCGCTGATTTCTGAAGGAACTTTCAGCTTCCGGGATCGGTGACGCGCTCGCCGTCGATGAGCACCGCGGCCACTTTCAGCGTGCGCGCGTTCTCGCTCACGTTCTCGAGGAAGCTCGCGCGGATCTTCGGATCCTCGATCGTCTGCGCGCGGCGCTGCACGGACGCGCGCGCGGCACCAATCACCTCGCGCGCGGTCGCCTCCTGGCCGCTCGCGTGCAGCGCCTCGGCGTGGCTCACGCGCAAGAGCGCCTCGCCATCCTCGACGCTGCCCCGCTCGGCGAGCACCGCCAGCGCCTTGCCCGCTTGATCGAGCGCCTCCGAAGCGCGCCCACGTCGAATGGCGATGTGCGCCGCGGTTCCCCGACAGAGCGCGTTCACCACCGGCAGATCCTTCGAGACCTCCAGCGCGACGTCGATCTCCTTCACGGCGTCATCGAGCGCGCCCGAATCGGCGAGGCCACGCGCGAGGTAGTTGTGCGCGCGCGTGAGGATGCGGCGCTCGCCGGGAAGCTGGAGCGCCTCGATGGCACTCCGCAGCATCGCCGCGCCTTCCTTCACGCGACCAAGCTGCATGAGCGCGTAGCCCTGGTAGCTGCGCGCGAGCGGCGGGAGATGCACGAGGCCCAGGCGGCGTGCGTTCGCTTCCACGGTGCTCAGCACGCGGCACGCCTCGTCCCACTGCCCCACGACGGTCATCGCGTAGCCGAGGTTCACGCGCTGGTGCGAGGCCATCCGCAGATCGCCGGCGTCCGAGAAGCCGTCGGCGCTCGCGAGGCACGCGGTGAGCAGCGCTCCCGGGTTCGCGTCGGACGCGGCGCGCATGAACGCGGCGCGCCCGAGCCACGCAGCAACCATGGGATCGACCGAGCTCCCGGCGCGACTCTTCCGAACCGCGTCGAGCAGCGCCTGCGCCTGCGCGTAGCGACCGTGGTGGTTGAGCTGCACCACCGCGTGCGCCGCGGCGATGACGCGCATGCTCGAGTCGACCGGCCAGTCTTCCTGCCGAAGCGCCTCGGCATCCGCGAGCAGCGGCTCGAGGCGAGCGAGCGCGCCAACGGCCTCGATGTGCTCGGCCACAACCTTGTACCAGACGGGATCGGGCCGCTTGAGGAGCGGCATGGCCGCCGCGGACGCGCGCTCTGCCAGCTCATGCTCGCGGCGCCACCGATGCGCCTCGGCCTGCACGCCGCGCAGCGCGCCCAGTCGCTCGCCCGCGGCACCGCAGTCGACGCCACGCTGGGCACGCGCGAGCGCCGAGGCGAAGTCGTTGCCCTCGAGGGCCTGCGTCGCGGCCTCGAGGTAGTGCTCGACGGCCGCGGCCGGCTCGCCGCCCTTGTCGAAGTGGCCCGCGAGCACCAGCGCGTCGACCTCGCCGCGCGCGAGCAGCCACGCGCCCGCGAGCCGGTGTCCGAGCGCGCGATCCTGCTCGGTGAGCATGGCGTACGCGGCGTCGCGCACGAGCGCGTGGCGGAAGATGTACTCCTCCGTGTCCGGGAAGCGGCTCGGCCGCCGGACCGACACCACCTCGCGAGAGACGAGCTCGCTCAAGAAGATGTCCGCGGCGCCCTGCTCTTCCGGTCCGAGCAGCGCGGCCACGCCATCGCGCCAGAAGATCTGCCCGAACACAGAAGCCGCACGCAGCGCGCGCCGCGTGCTTTGCGGCAAGCGCTCGAGTCGCGCTTCGACCAGCGCGAGCACGGTCTCCGGAGGCGCGTCGCCCTTGCCTTCGCGCT harbors:
- a CDS encoding VCBS repeat-containing protein, whose amino-acid sequence is MSRSLRFVALAALTACGAPPSDSNPSSAEQALQQCPPATTVNGVDVYTGDGTIDWATAHGAGIDFAFIKATQGDYTTDSKFATNWSDTRANGVIRGPYHFFDPTVDGVAQANYFLSVVGTLQPGDLPPMLDVECPDGDTNCLGFANSTWPSAATIHQRILDFLTTVEAATGRKPGIYTFNSYFSSNGITDTDLAGYPLWIATLTPSPACFNVPASWSSAEFNQFSWNATVAGFPGQVDEDQFQGTVAELQAFAAGEPFRLHRGLVADLNGDGRADVCGRGPNGIECDLAGDGGPSAHWSGPALSDDAGWSGPQYASTIQFGDIDGDHRSDLCARSASGMQCWLSTGNGFGSPVTGPAWSDSANWNQAGYDSTIQLADVDGDGKADLCGRAPTGLVCYLSSGSGFPTQVTGPSISDSADWNSPQYYSTIRMVDVDGDGKADVCGRAKAGIVCWRSLGTSFDTNILSGPAWSDANGWDAPTYYETIQYADINGDGKMDVCGRGPNGVECWLSNGTGFPTQVVGPTWSDASGWDQLAYGSTVQFADIDGDGKADVCGRSATGVTCYLSNGTSFPTMVTGPALTDATGWNGLPYFWTIELADVTGDGRADLCARGASGYRCYPSLGTSFATSYMAGDYSDASGWNAPAYFATVTLVGGLPASTTTTTTSTGTGSSTTGSSSSSSSSTDSTTSTTTGTTGTTTASTTGTSAGATTTGAATGTTGSGTAGASSGSTGSGATKGGCGSAGGGLDVLALAAIALAVSGRRRGR